One Deltaproteobacteria bacterium genomic window carries:
- a CDS encoding ParB/RepB/Spo0J family partition protein, which produces MERKALGRGLGALIPINRGDRFGETNDVLLSEIVPNRFQPREQFDETALDELVASIRRKGVLQPLVVRRVADGYELIAGERRFRAAQRAGLQRVPVFVRDADDDELLELALIENLQREDLNPLEEARAYRRLIGEFALTQEQVSEKVGKDRSTVANTLRLLQLSNAVQELIASGKLAAGHARALVNVRSETEQLRIAREIVSRRLSVRDTEHLVRAQRRPATDPDHRAIEEHLARSLGTKVKIHLRRGGRGKIEVQFFSLAELNGLVERLTDSVRAATNF; this is translated from the coding sequence ATGGAGCGGAAGGCACTCGGACGAGGTTTGGGGGCATTGATACCCATAAATCGCGGCGATCGTTTTGGAGAGACGAATGACGTTCTTCTCTCCGAGATAGTCCCGAACAGATTCCAACCGCGCGAGCAGTTTGACGAGACCGCACTGGATGAACTCGTCGCCTCAATCCGCCGTAAAGGGGTGTTGCAGCCCCTGGTGGTGCGCAGGGTCGCGGACGGCTACGAACTGATCGCGGGTGAGCGCCGCTTCCGCGCGGCGCAGCGCGCGGGCTTGCAGCGAGTGCCCGTTTTCGTCCGCGACGCTGACGACGACGAGTTGCTCGAGCTGGCGCTGATCGAGAACTTGCAGCGCGAGGACCTCAACCCACTCGAGGAGGCGCGCGCGTATCGCCGGCTGATAGGCGAGTTCGCCCTGACCCAAGAGCAGGTGTCGGAAAAGGTCGGGAAAGACCGTTCCACTGTCGCCAACACATTGCGGCTGCTGCAGTTGTCGAACGCGGTACAGGAGCTGATTGCCAGTGGCAAACTAGCCGCCGGCCACGCGCGCGCCCTAGTGAACGTCAGGTCCGAAACCGAGCAACTGCGCATCGCCCGCGAGATCGTCAGTCGCCGTCTCAGCGTGCGCGACACGGAACACCTCGTACGAGCGCAGCGCCGGCCGGCCACCGACCCCGATCACCGCGCCATTGAGGAACACCTCGCACGCAGCCTCGGAACCAAAGTGAAGATCCATCTCCGTCGCGGTGGCCGCGGAAAGATCGAGGTGCAGTTCTTTTCGCTCGCCGAACTCAACGGCCTGGTGGAGCGCCTGACGGATTCGGTGCGGGCTGCCACAAACTTTTGA
- a CDS encoding polymer-forming cytoskeletal protein, with protein MSSSPRLDDRASSTEPAEAQVQTHLGKGSRVEGKLTFEGSVRIDGQVDGEVQAQETVIVGESAVVSAQIIANTIIIKGKVSGDITARKRVELKAPAKLLGNIITPSLVIQEGVVFEGHCSMGSEAKADKPDKKVALFSKEDRGPVAVRMSSEAIK; from the coding sequence ATGTCCTCAAGCCCACGGCTCGACGACCGCGCGAGTTCCACGGAACCCGCCGAAGCCCAGGTTCAAACGCACCTTGGCAAAGGCAGCCGAGTGGAAGGCAAGCTGACCTTCGAGGGCAGTGTCCGCATCGACGGACAAGTCGACGGCGAGGTGCAGGCGCAGGAGACAGTAATCGTCGGCGAATCGGCGGTGGTCTCGGCCCAAATCATCGCCAATACGATTATCATCAAGGGAAAGGTGAGTGGTGACATTACGGCGCGCAAGCGCGTCGAGCTCAAGGCGCCCGCCAAGTTGCTCGGCAACATCATCACCCCTAGCCTCGTGATTCAGGAGGGCGTAGTCTTCGAAGGCCATTGCTCGATGGGTAGCGAGGCGAAGGCAGACAAGCCCGATAAGAAAGTCGCCCTGTTCTCCAAGGAGGACCGCGGTCCCGTGGCCGTCCGCATGTCGTCGGAGGCTATCAAGTAG
- a CDS encoding ATP synthase F0 subunit B, with protein sequence MRVRVVTAALASALLPALVWASEEAHEHGAHGHEGIPWGTLAFNLVNFLIFCGLIARYGMPVIRDYVRNRHRRIVDELEAAAKARSDAEQLKAEWEARLAGLDAEIKQIRAETAADVARERDQILAAAKKTAETIRNDARRTADQEVRRAEADLRQVVAEQATAVATQLVREKLTNTDQDRFTSEFLSHVKETAA encoded by the coding sequence GTGAGAGTCCGCGTGGTCACCGCCGCCCTTGCCTCTGCGTTGCTCCCGGCATTGGTGTGGGCGAGCGAGGAAGCCCACGAGCATGGCGCGCACGGCCACGAAGGTATTCCGTGGGGGACGCTTGCTTTCAATCTCGTCAACTTCCTCATCTTCTGCGGGCTGATCGCCCGCTATGGCATGCCCGTGATTCGCGACTACGTCCGCAACCGCCACCGCCGCATCGTCGACGAATTGGAAGCGGCGGCCAAGGCTCGCTCGGACGCCGAACAACTCAAAGCCGAGTGGGAGGCCCGCCTCGCCGGACTCGACGCTGAGATCAAACAGATCCGCGCTGAGACCGCGGCCGATGTCGCGCGCGAACGCGACCAGATTCTCGCGGCCGCGAAGAAGACCGCCGAAACCATTCGCAACGACGCCCGCCGCACCGCCGATCAAGAGGTTCGCCGCGCCGAGGCCGACCTGCGACAGGTCGTCGCTGAACAGGCCACCGCCGTCGCCACGCAGCTCGTGCGCGAGAAGCTCACCAACACCGACCAGGATCGCTTCACGAGCGAGTTTCTCAGCCACGTGAAGGAGACCGCCGCATGA
- the atpH gene encoding ATP synthase F1 subunit delta, with protein sequence MSGRVARRYAKALFTLARDARALDVVAGELAGLRAAFADPATIAMLASPAMTETRLGDLARNLSAQFQLSALTASFLGVLADNRRLDQLAGVSDSYRDLYDRALGRIRVTIRSATPLDVVRQRELVAAFEQRTGKTVLATIIIDPELLGGVIVEVEGKVFDGSVRTQLGRLAHEITGARIHL encoded by the coding sequence ATGAGCGGTCGCGTCGCCCGTCGCTACGCCAAGGCCCTCTTCACGTTGGCGCGCGACGCGCGCGCCCTCGATGTCGTCGCCGGTGAATTGGCCGGCCTGCGCGCGGCGTTCGCCGATCCCGCCACGATCGCCATGTTGGCGAGTCCGGCGATGACGGAAACCCGCCTCGGCGATCTCGCCCGCAATCTGTCCGCGCAGTTTCAATTGTCAGCACTGACCGCGAGCTTCCTTGGCGTGCTGGCGGACAATCGCCGCCTCGATCAGCTCGCCGGTGTCAGCGACAGCTACCGCGACCTGTACGACCGCGCGCTCGGACGCATCCGCGTCACCATTCGCAGCGCCACGCCGCTCGACGTCGTCCGACAGCGCGAACTCGTCGCTGCCTTCGAACAGCGAACCGGCAAGACTGTGCTCGCGACCATCATCATAGATCCCGAGCTACTCGGCGGCGTCATCGTCGAAGTCGAGGGCAAGGTCTTCGACGGCAGCGTGCGCACCCAGCTCGGCCGTCTCGCGCACGAGATCACCGGCGCTCGAATCCATTTGTAG
- a CDS encoding F0F1 ATP synthase subunit alpha, with protein sequence MEIRAAEISEFIKKQIQDFGRDVEVRETGRVLSTGDGIARIYGLDKAAAGELLEFPHNIFGMVLNLEEDNVGAAIFGEAHEIKEGDEVRRTGRIAEVPVGDALLGRVVDGLGLPIDGKGPIDTKELRRIELKAPGIIARQPVKEPLQTGLKAIDSMIPIGRGQRELIIGDRQTGKTAVAIDTIINQKGGDVVCIYVAIGQKRSTVAQVVDRLTRFGAMEYTIVVAATASDAAPLQFIAPYTGCTMGEFFRDNGRHALCIYDDLSKHAVAYRQLSLLLRRPPGREAFPGDVFYLHSRLLERAAKMSDDRGGGSLTALPIIETQAGDVSAYIPTNVISITDGQIFLESDLFYSGVRPAVNVGISVSRVGGNAQIKAMRQVAGSLRLDLAQYREMAAFAQFGSDLDVSTQKMLARGSRLVEVLKQGQFEPQPVAKQVLIVYAATNGFVDHIDPSNLKRYEQELDRFIENRHPDVLQDIVTKKQLDDALKAKLNSALEEFKTAFVA encoded by the coding sequence ATGGAAATCCGCGCAGCGGAAATCAGTGAATTCATCAAGAAGCAGATTCAGGACTTCGGCCGCGACGTCGAAGTGCGTGAGACCGGCCGTGTGCTGTCCACCGGCGACGGCATTGCACGCATCTACGGCCTCGACAAGGCCGCCGCCGGTGAGTTGCTGGAGTTTCCGCACAACATCTTCGGCATGGTCCTCAACCTCGAAGAGGACAACGTCGGCGCGGCGATCTTCGGCGAAGCGCACGAGATCAAAGAAGGCGACGAAGTCCGCCGCACCGGCCGCATCGCCGAAGTGCCGGTGGGCGACGCGCTCCTCGGCCGCGTCGTCGACGGCCTCGGCCTGCCCATCGACGGCAAGGGGCCGATCGACACCAAGGAATTGCGCCGCATCGAGTTGAAGGCGCCCGGCATCATCGCGCGCCAACCGGTGAAGGAGCCGCTGCAGACCGGTCTCAAAGCCATCGATAGCATGATCCCGATTGGCCGCGGCCAACGCGAGCTGATCATCGGCGACCGCCAAACCGGCAAGACCGCGGTGGCGATCGACACCATCATCAACCAAAAGGGCGGCGATGTCGTCTGCATCTACGTGGCCATCGGCCAGAAGCGCTCGACGGTGGCGCAGGTGGTCGACCGGCTCACGCGTTTCGGCGCAATGGAGTACACCATCGTCGTCGCCGCCACCGCCTCGGACGCGGCGCCGCTGCAATTCATCGCACCGTACACCGGTTGCACGATGGGCGAATTCTTCCGTGACAACGGACGTCACGCGTTGTGCATCTACGACGATCTTTCCAAGCACGCGGTCGCCTACCGCCAGCTCTCGTTGCTGCTACGGCGCCCGCCGGGCCGCGAGGCGTTCCCCGGCGACGTGTTCTATCTCCACTCGCGACTGCTCGAACGCGCCGCGAAAATGAGCGACGACCGCGGCGGCGGCTCGCTCACCGCGCTGCCGATCATCGAAACCCAAGCCGGTGACGTGTCGGCGTACATTCCCACCAACGTCATCTCGATCACCGACGGGCAGATCTTTCTCGAAAGCGATCTCTTCTATTCGGGCGTACGCCCCGCCGTGAACGTCGGCATCTCGGTGTCGCGCGTCGGTGGCAACGCGCAGATCAAAGCCATGCGGCAGGTGGCCGGCTCGCTCCGCCTCGACCTCGCGCAGTACCGGGAAATGGCCGCCTTCGCGCAATTCGGTTCCGATCTCGACGTCTCGACGCAGAAGATGTTAGCCCGTGGCAGTCGTCTGGTCGAGGTACTCAAGCAAGGGCAGTTCGAACCGCAACCCGTCGCCAAACAAGTCCTCATCGTCTACGCCGCGACCAACGGATTCGTCGACCACATCGACCCGTCGAACCTCAAGCGCTACGAGCAGGAGCTGGATCGCTTCATCGAAAATCGCCATCCTGACGTGTTGCAAGACATCGTCACCAAGAAGCAGCTCGACGACGCGCTCAAAGCGAAGCTGAACAGCGCGCTCGAAGAATTCAAGACCGCGTTCGTCGCCTAG
- the atpG gene encoding ATP synthase F1 subunit gamma gives MPSLKAIRKRISSVKSTQQITKAMKMVAAAKLRRAQDAAMAARPYADKLGALVRNVAARVGAEAHPLLAPRDDVRTIRVLLVTSDRGLCGGYNANLIRMTEAFLTEHGRERVRLTIVGRKGFDHFKKRDVQITDKYIAIFGGPGHDLADAIGRDLAREFAAGETDAVYLIYSQFRSAISQVPTLERLLPLAAGSTDEEGTEYLYEPDAASLLERLLRQYVTVLIHRTFLESNASFFGAQMTAMDSASKNASEMMDRLTLQMNRARQATITTELMEIVSGAEALKG, from the coding sequence ATGCCCAGCTTGAAAGCCATCCGCAAGCGGATCAGCTCGGTCAAGAGTACCCAGCAGATCACCAAGGCCATGAAGATGGTGGCCGCCGCGAAGCTGCGCCGCGCGCAAGACGCGGCGATGGCCGCGCGCCCCTACGCCGACAAGCTCGGCGCGCTGGTCCGCAACGTCGCCGCGCGCGTCGGCGCCGAGGCGCATCCGCTGCTGGCGCCGCGCGATGACGTCCGCACGATCCGCGTGCTGCTGGTCACCAGCGACCGTGGTTTGTGCGGCGGTTACAACGCCAACCTGATTCGCATGACTGAGGCGTTCCTCACCGAACACGGCCGCGAGCGCGTGCGGCTCACCATCGTCGGACGCAAGGGTTTCGATCATTTCAAGAAGCGCGACGTCCAGATCACCGACAAGTACATCGCGATTTTCGGCGGCCCCGGTCACGACCTCGCCGACGCGATCGGCCGCGACCTCGCGCGCGAATTCGCCGCCGGCGAGACCGACGCGGTCTATCTGATCTACAGCCAGTTCCGCTCCGCCATCTCGCAAGTGCCTACTCTCGAACGCCTCCTGCCGTTGGCGGCCGGTAGCACCGATGAAGAAGGCACCGAGTATCTCTACGAGCCCGACGCCGCCTCGCTGCTCGAACGCTTGTTGCGCCAGTACGTGACCGTGCTGATTCACCGGACGTTCCTAGAATCGAACGCCAGCTTCTTCGGCGCGCAGATGACGGCGATGGACAGCGCCAGCAAGAACGCGTCGGAGATGATGGATCGGCTCACGCTGCAGATGAACCGCGCCCGTCAAGCCACCATCACGACGGAGCTGATGGAGATCGTCAGCGGCGCCGAGGCGCTCAAGGGCTGA
- the atpD gene encoding F0F1 ATP synthase subunit beta, with protein sequence MKVGKITQVIGPVVDVEFEDSAVPPIYNALRITNPAVSDQPWNLVVEVAQHLGEHTVRCIAMDTTDGLVRGMDVQDTGEFITVPVGPQTLGRIINVIGEPVDEAGPIESAKRYPIHRPAPSFADQATDIQILETGIKVVDLLAPYVRGGKIGLFGGAGVGKTVIIQELINNIAKQHGGYSIFGGVGERTREGNDLFLEMRESGVLSKTALVYGQMNEPPGARARVGLTALTAAEYFRDEEGKDVLLFIDNIFRFTQANSEVSALLGRMPSAVGYQPTLSTDLGELQERITSTKKGSITSVQAIYVPADDLTDPAPATTFAHLDATTVLSRQIAELGIYPAVDPLDSTSRIVDPNIVGQEHYDVARHVQEALQRYKDLQDIIAILGMDELSEDDKLLVARARKIQRFLSQPFHVAEAFTGRKGIYVKLADTIRSFKEVVEGKHDDLPEQAFYMAGTIEDVIARAKEMAA encoded by the coding sequence ATGAAGGTTGGAAAGATTACCCAGGTCATCGGCCCGGTGGTCGACGTCGAGTTCGAAGACAGCGCCGTGCCGCCGATCTACAACGCGCTGCGGATCACCAATCCCGCCGTCAGCGATCAGCCGTGGAACCTGGTCGTCGAGGTCGCGCAGCATCTCGGTGAGCACACCGTGCGCTGCATCGCCATGGACACCACCGACGGGCTGGTGCGCGGCATGGACGTGCAGGACACGGGCGAGTTCATCACCGTGCCGGTGGGGCCGCAAACCCTCGGGCGCATCATCAATGTGATCGGCGAGCCGGTCGATGAAGCGGGTCCGATCGAATCCGCCAAGCGCTACCCCATTCATCGCCCGGCACCGTCGTTCGCCGATCAGGCGACCGACATTCAGATTCTCGAGACCGGCATCAAAGTCGTCGACTTGCTCGCCCCGTACGTGCGCGGCGGCAAGATCGGTCTCTTCGGCGGCGCCGGCGTCGGCAAGACCGTCATCATCCAAGAATTAATCAACAACATCGCTAAGCAGCACGGCGGCTACTCGATCTTCGGCGGCGTCGGCGAGCGCACCCGCGAAGGTAACGACTTGTTCCTCGAAATGCGCGAGTCGGGCGTGCTCAGCAAAACCGCGCTGGTGTACGGCCAGATGAACGAGCCGCCGGGCGCGCGCGCGCGCGTCGGTCTCACCGCGCTCACCGCCGCCGAATATTTCCGCGACGAAGAGGGCAAGGACGTGCTGCTCTTCATCGACAACATCTTTCGCTTCACGCAGGCGAACTCGGAAGTGTCGGCGTTGCTCGGCCGCATGCCGTCGGCGGTCGGCTATCAGCCCACTCTTTCGACCGACCTCGGCGAATTGCAAGAGCGCATCACGTCGACCAAGAAGGGCTCGATCACATCCGTGCAGGCGATCTACGTGCCCGCCGATGACTTAACCGACCCCGCGCCGGCCACCACGTTTGCGCATCTTGACGCCACCACCGTGCTGTCGCGTCAGATCGCTGAGCTCGGCATCTATCCCGCCGTTGACCCGCTCGATTCGACGTCGCGCATCGTCGACCCCAACATCGTCGGCCAAGAACACTACGATGTCGCGCGCCACGTACAGGAGGCGCTGCAGCGCTACAAGGATCTGCAAGACATCATCGCCATCCTCGGCATGGACGAGTTGTCGGAAGACGACAAACTTCTCGTCGCGCGCGCGCGCAAGATTCAGCGCTTTCTATCCCAGCCGTTCCATGTCGCCGAAGCGTTCACTGGACGCAAGGGCATCTACGTGAAGCTGGCCGACACCATCCGCAGCTTCAAGGAAGTGGTCGAGGGCAAGCACGACGATCTCCCCGAGCAGGCGTTCTACATGGCCGGCACGATCGAAGACGTTATCGCGCGCGCCAAGGAGATGGCCGCGTAG
- the atpC gene encoding ATP synthase F1 subunit epsilon, translated as MSDTFQLRIVTPTRQLLDEPANEVTAPGTAGEFGVLPEHTTFLGSLETGTLSFRVGRATRRLVIRGGFAEVINDVMTVLADAAQFAEEVDAAKAQEDLRTAEARLKDHTPLDDEYIQADTDRRWAEARLAVAGTKP; from the coding sequence ATGAGCGACACCTTCCAACTCCGCATCGTCACGCCGACGCGCCAACTGCTGGACGAGCCGGCGAACGAAGTCACCGCGCCCGGCACCGCCGGTGAGTTCGGCGTCTTGCCGGAGCACACCACCTTCCTCGGTTCGCTAGAGACCGGAACCTTGAGCTTCCGCGTCGGCCGCGCCACGCGCCGGCTGGTGATCCGCGGCGGCTTCGCCGAAGTCATCAACGACGTGATGACCGTCCTCGCCGACGCCGCGCAGTTCGCCGAAGAAGTCGACGCCGCGAAGGCGCAAGAAGATCTGCGCACCGCCGAAGCTCGTCTCAAAGACCACACGCCCCTCGACGACGAATACATCCAAGCCGACACCGACCGCCGCTGGGCCGAGGCGCGGCTCGCGGTGGCGGGTACCAAACCGTAG
- a CDS encoding AAA family ATPase, whose product MHCPSCNHDNRADRRFCTECGATLSVACPSCGAPVEAGEKFCGGCGERLRPMAAAPAVSTQPREPEVALPVGERRQLTVLFCDLVGSTAIAARLDPEEWGDIAARYQRTAAEAVTRFGGHVAKYLGDGLVVYFGYPQAHDDDPERAVRAGLAIVEAVRALNEGLTQIPSSASTSASGGGLGRRPPLSVRVGMHTGPVVISQGGGTDVEIFGDTPNVAARVQSVAHADTVLITASTQRLVAGIFVVEELGAHTLKGVPEPVPLYRVLQPSGVRSRLDVVGHRFTPFVGRDLELGVLLDRWERVEERDGQSVVISGEAGVGKSRLMHTLRERLADAPHTWLECRCIPYMQDSAFRPVIELVEQGLAFAAADTTAEKIGKLETALERAGLLVSDTVPLFAAFLSVPITDAYTPLQLSPDLQRKKTIEALVSWTLALGELQPLLLLVEDLHWCDPSSLELLGRLIEQSRTTRVMMLCTTRPEFQAPWPARANLTLMQLNRLTKRQAREMVAALSPDRALPPAVVEAVVARADGIPLYVEELGRMVLESGLLREREGRYELSGSLDDAIPATLQDSLMARLDRLSAAKDVAQRAAVLGREFAYALLAAIAGIDEPTLRQGLAQLVDADLLFQRGEPPGATYTFKHALIQDAAYQSLLKRARQQLHARVVEVLVALPERLESDPGIVARHAEAAGRIDDAIAYYQRAGEAAKRRSAHEEAIGQLRTAIRLLDGVLETAERDARECALQIALAASLQAARGYAHEEYGKAWDRAGALAAKSHDQEALTMALLQGSLAPLARGDLVRADERNTRALAIARARRHDEHMLLGCVNLGISKLYQGHFVEARKLCEQSIALYDPVRDADLGVKYGTDGGVSARSYRAWALWFLGHPDQSAEEGKKAIGLARTIGHPHSLAFALIIEASAAWTRRDLASQRALADEAIALSEAQGFPLWLGLGRAILAGAAIQAGDVEALAALTDGLALAGSTGLQAGMPAFLTILAQAQAAVGRPQDALSTTEMALTVAAQTTQKFFDAELHRLRAEILLNMAGDAVEEAEVLFNQSLETARRQKAKTLELRTATSLARLWQRQGKRAEARALLAPLYAWLTEGFDTRDLIEAKTLLAELGS is encoded by the coding sequence ATGCACTGCCCGTCCTGCAACCACGACAACCGCGCTGACCGCCGCTTCTGCACGGAATGCGGCGCGACGCTCTCCGTCGCATGTCCCTCGTGCGGTGCGCCGGTCGAGGCTGGCGAGAAGTTCTGCGGCGGCTGCGGTGAGCGGTTGCGACCCATGGCGGCAGCGCCCGCCGTCTCGACGCAGCCCCGCGAGCCCGAAGTCGCATTGCCGGTCGGCGAGCGCCGTCAGCTGACGGTGCTCTTCTGCGATCTGGTGGGCTCGACGGCGATCGCCGCGCGGCTCGATCCCGAGGAGTGGGGCGACATCGCGGCACGCTATCAACGCACCGCCGCCGAAGCGGTCACGCGCTTTGGTGGGCACGTCGCAAAGTATCTCGGCGATGGACTGGTGGTGTACTTCGGCTATCCGCAGGCACACGACGATGATCCTGAACGCGCCGTGCGCGCGGGCCTGGCGATCGTCGAGGCTGTGCGGGCATTGAACGAGGGCCTGACTCAGATCCCCTCCTCTGCGAGCACTTCTGCGAGCGGAGGAGGGTTAGGGAGGAGGCCTCCTCTCTCCGTCCGCGTCGGTATGCACACCGGACCCGTCGTCATCAGCCAAGGGGGCGGGACCGATGTCGAGATCTTCGGCGACACGCCCAACGTTGCGGCCCGCGTCCAATCCGTTGCCCATGCGGATACGGTGTTGATCACCGCCAGTACGCAGCGCTTGGTCGCGGGGATCTTCGTCGTCGAAGAGTTAGGCGCACACACGTTGAAGGGCGTGCCCGAGCCGGTGCCGCTTTACCGCGTCCTGCAGCCGAGCGGCGTGCGCAGTCGTCTCGATGTCGTCGGCCATCGGTTCACACCGTTTGTCGGCCGTGACCTCGAGCTGGGGGTCCTCCTGGACCGGTGGGAACGCGTCGAAGAGCGCGACGGCCAGTCGGTGGTGATCAGCGGTGAAGCCGGTGTGGGCAAGTCGCGGCTGATGCACACGCTGCGCGAGCGGCTGGCGGACGCGCCGCATACCTGGCTCGAATGCCGCTGCATACCATACATGCAGGACAGTGCGTTTCGACCCGTGATCGAGCTGGTGGAGCAGGGCCTGGCATTCGCAGCCGCCGATACGACAGCCGAGAAGATCGGCAAACTCGAGACGGCCCTCGAACGCGCGGGATTGCTGGTGTCCGACACGGTGCCGTTGTTCGCAGCCTTTCTCTCCGTCCCGATCACCGATGCCTACACCCCATTGCAGCTGAGCCCGGATCTGCAGCGCAAGAAGACGATCGAGGCACTGGTCTCGTGGACGCTGGCGTTGGGCGAATTGCAGCCGCTGCTGTTGCTGGTCGAAGACCTACACTGGTGTGATCCCTCGTCGCTCGAATTGCTCGGCCGCCTCATCGAGCAGAGCCGCACGACGCGGGTGATGATGCTGTGCACGACGCGGCCCGAGTTTCAGGCGCCGTGGCCGGCGCGCGCGAATCTCACCCTCATGCAGCTCAACCGGCTGACGAAACGGCAGGCGCGTGAGATGGTGGCGGCACTGAGCCCGGACCGCGCCCTGCCACCGGCGGTGGTCGAAGCGGTCGTGGCGCGCGCAGACGGCATTCCGCTGTATGTCGAGGAGCTGGGGCGCATGGTGCTCGAATCCGGCCTGCTGCGGGAACGGGAGGGACGCTACGAGCTGAGCGGGTCGTTGGACGACGCGATCCCGGCCACGTTGCAAGACTCGTTGATGGCGCGGCTCGATCGGCTGAGCGCGGCCAAGGACGTGGCGCAGCGCGCCGCGGTGCTGGGCCGGGAGTTTGCGTACGCTTTGTTGGCAGCGATCGCCGGCATCGATGAGCCGACCTTGCGTCAGGGGCTGGCGCAGCTCGTGGACGCGGATCTGCTGTTTCAGCGCGGCGAGCCGCCCGGGGCAACCTACACGTTCAAGCACGCGCTGATTCAGGATGCCGCGTACCAGTCGCTGCTCAAGCGCGCGCGCCAGCAGCTCCACGCGCGGGTGGTTGAGGTGCTCGTCGCGCTCCCCGAGCGCCTCGAGAGCGACCCGGGCATCGTGGCGCGGCACGCCGAGGCGGCGGGGCGGATCGACGACGCGATCGCCTACTACCAGCGCGCCGGCGAGGCGGCCAAGCGGCGCTCGGCTCACGAGGAAGCGATCGGCCAGCTGCGCACCGCGATCCGTCTCTTGGATGGGGTGTTGGAGACGGCTGAACGCGACGCGCGTGAGTGCGCACTGCAGATCGCGCTCGCCGCGTCGCTGCAGGCCGCGCGCGGCTATGCACACGAGGAATACGGCAAAGCCTGGGATCGAGCGGGCGCGCTCGCTGCGAAGTCGCACGACCAAGAGGCGCTCACTATGGCGCTCCTGCAAGGATCGCTCGCCCCGCTGGCCCGCGGCGACCTGGTCCGCGCGGACGAGAGGAACACACGCGCGCTCGCCATCGCTCGCGCCCGGCGCCACGACGAGCACATGCTCCTCGGGTGCGTAAACCTCGGCATCTCGAAACTGTACCAGGGTCACTTCGTCGAGGCGCGAAAGCTGTGCGAGCAGAGCATCGCGCTGTACGATCCCGTTCGAGACGCCGATCTCGGGGTCAAGTACGGGACGGACGGAGGCGTTTCGGCGCGCTCCTATCGCGCATGGGCTCTTTGGTTCCTCGGCCATCCGGACCAGTCGGCTGAGGAAGGAAAGAAGGCGATCGGGCTGGCTCGTACCATCGGCCACCCGCACTCGCTGGCATTCGCACTGATCATCGAGGCGAGCGCCGCATGGACCCGTCGCGACCTCGCATCACAGCGCGCACTCGCCGACGAAGCGATCGCTCTGAGCGAAGCGCAGGGCTTCCCGCTCTGGCTGGGCCTGGGACGGGCCATTCTGGCGGGCGCCGCGATTCAGGCCGGGGATGTCGAGGCACTCGCGGCGCTCACTGACGGCCTGGCCTTGGCCGGGAGCACCGGTCTGCAGGCCGGCATGCCGGCCTTCCTCACAATACTCGCGCAGGCACAGGCAGCCGTCGGACGCCCCCAAGACGCGCTGAGCACGACCGAGATGGCGCTCACCGTGGCAGCCCAGACAACCCAAAAGTTCTTCGACGCTGAGCTGCATCGGCTGCGGGCAGAGATTCTCCTCAACATGGCCGGCGATGCGGTCGAGGAGGCCGAGGTGCTCTTCAACCAATCGCTGGAGACCGCCCGGCGGCAAAAGGCGAAGACGTTGGAGCTGCGCACAGCCACCAGCCTGGCGCGGCTCTGGCAGCGGCAAGGTAAGCGCGCCGAGGCCCGCGCCCTGCTCGCCCCGCTCTACGCCTGGCTCACCGAGGGCTTCGACACGCGCGACCTCATCGAGGCCAAGACGCTGCTGGCGGAGTTGGGTTCATGA
- a CDS encoding ATP-binding protein produces the protein MPPETDPPPRVIRLRNHLEELNRLHPFVAQFCDAGGLPSNDAFALSLALDELVTNVIVHGYGDHAEHEIQVALSMAGGDVVVEMEDDARPFDPTQPTAVDLAADLEHRKVGGLGLHFVQRAMDEMTYRRTGRHNHLRIKKRIDYGSAKRG, from the coding sequence ATGCCGCCTGAGACCGATCCGCCTCCGCGTGTCATCCGCTTGCGCAATCACCTCGAGGAGCTCAACCGCTTGCACCCCTTCGTTGCGCAGTTCTGCGACGCCGGCGGCCTGCCGTCCAACGATGCCTTCGCCCTCTCTCTGGCGCTCGATGAACTCGTCACCAACGTGATCGTACACGGCTATGGTGACCACGCCGAGCATGAGATCCAGGTAGCTCTGTCGATGGCCGGGGGTGACGTCGTTGTCGAAATGGAAGACGACGCCCGCCCATTCGATCCGACCCAACCTACTGCCGTCGATCTCGCGGCCGATCTGGAGCACCGCAAGGTCGGTGGACTAGGCCTGCACTTCGTCCAACGCGCGATGGACGAAATGACCTATCGGCGCACCGGCCGGCACAATCACCTCCGCATCAAGAAGCGGATCGATTATGGAAGCGCGAAGAGGGGATGA